The genomic stretch AGAGACGGGCTGATGGCCGAGATCGGCCATCAGCGGGGCATGAAGCTCAAGCTCTCGACGTACTTCAACGACGTCCGAGGGCCGGCCAAGCCGCGCGCTGCGGAGGTGACGGCACAGGAGGTCCTGGACGCACAGGCGGACTCCGCGTTCAGCTGGGTGGCACGGCTGCCGCGGGAGAATCTGCAACTGCTCCTCTCCGTGGGGGACGACGGGACAGACGGCACATGCCTGTCCATGCTCTTCGACACCGCCTTCCTCGCGCCCCAGGAGGCACAAGCGGTACTGGAGGGGATCGAGACGGTCCTGGTGACGGCGGCGACCTCCAGCGTCGACCTCCCCACCCTGGCAGAGGCGGCCGGCATCACCCCGCCCCCGCGCGACAGCCGATGGCTCCTGGTCGAAGGCTGCTGGACCCATCTGCCGAGCGTCGAAGAGCTGGTGCGCGACGCCGTGCGTCCCCTCGCACTGGACGTGGCGGTGGAACACGCGGCGGACGGATCGCCGCAGCTCGTCGCCCATCTCGTGCCCGAATCCTGCGGCCTCTCACCGGAAGCCGTCCACTCCGCCTGCGTCGACCTCCTGGCCGACCGGCCGACCGCCATGGCACCGCACCGCTATGTCCTGTACGCCCAGGCGCCGCAGGAACCGGACACCACCGCGTGGCGGGAGGCGACGGTACTCGCCTCGGGTTCCGGCCGGCGGTGAAGAGGGGCCTTGCGTGAGCACGGCCAGGACCCCGGCGGTTGGCCAGTACCAGCAGCCGCCCCGCGGGAGAACAGGAGCTCCGCAGCGGGAGAAGGCGAGCGCGCCGTCGACCGCGACCATCGTGGAGTCCGTCCCCGATGGCGCTCAGGCGGGCGGTGCGCACGCTCGACTCCAGCGGCACTCCGCCGGGAGCCGGTGCGCTGTTCGGTCCGCGGCCGCTGAGAACCCCGACCGGGTCTGCTTCACCGACGAGGCGGCCGGCATCTCGAACCCGCTCAGCGGGCCGTGGAACAACCGCTTGCATGGGGCTGTCCAGGGCTCCGCGCAGGCCCACCGCCGGAGGGCGAGCCGCGCCCGCCTGCTCTGCCCGAGCCGGGCGGGCGCGGGCCATCCGGGGGAGGCTCGCGGACACGGCCCGTCATCCGGTGGCGGAGCGCCCCTACCATGCGACGGTCTTCCTGCGTTCTGTGGCCGCTGGAGCGTCAGCGGTGCCGCCTCGGGAAGCGTTGGGAGTGGAGGGTGCGTTCATGAGCCGGCGGCTGCGTACCGGCTGCGCCCTCGGGGTCTGTGCGGCGTCCCTGGTACTGGTGTGGATCGTCCAGCGGGTCACGCACGTCTCCCTGGTCGACGTGATGGTCTACCGCGCGGCGGGACAGACGGTTCGCGATGACGGCGACCTGTACGCCATGCGCGCCACCTCGGCCCGGCTGCCGATGACCTATCCGCCCTTCGCCGGGCTGTTGTTCGTCCCGCTGACGTGGCTGGACACCGCCGCCATGCGCACCGCGGTGACAGCCGCTAACCTGCTGCTCGCCATCGTGGTGGCCGGGCTGTCGCTGCGGCTGGTACTGCCGCGCCGACCGGACGCGGCGCTGGTGCTGGGCACGGCGGCCTGGGCGGTGTGGAGCGAGCCGGTGTTCTCGACCGTGCGCTACGGCCAGGTGAACCTGCTCCTCGCCGCCCTGGTGCTGTGGGACTTCACCCGTTCCCCCGGCAACCGGTGGTCGGGCGTGGGCACCGGCCTGGCGGCGGCCATCAAGATCACACCGCTGCTGTTCCTGGCCGTGATGGCCGTCGCGGCCATCGCCACGCGCGGCCGCGGCACGCCCTGGCCGCGCCGCTTCCTGACGGCCCTCGCCGCGTTCGCCGGCGCCACGCTCATCGCGGTGGCGCTGCTGCCGCACGACTCGAAGACCTACTGGACGCGAGACGCCTTCGCACCCAACCGCTCCGGGTCCGCGGTGAACGTCGCCAACCAGTCGCTGCGCGGCATCGTCGCCCGGCTGCAGCACACGCAGACCCCCTCGTCGATGTGGGTCGTCGCCGCCGTCCTGGTCGCGATCGGCGGCACCGCCATCGCGGCCGCGGCACTCACCGCCCCCGCCCGCCTGCGTTCCTCCGCCGCCTGGGCAACGGTGACCTGCGCCGTCACCGCACTACTGGTCAGCCCCATCACCTGGACCCACCACTGGGTGTGGGACGTGCCCATGGCGGTGCTCCTCGTCCACGAGGCGTTCCGCCGCCGCGACCCACGCTGGACCGCGGGAGCCGCAGCCTGCGTCGTGGCCTTCTCCACCGCTGCCCCGTGGACGGTTCCGCACGGTCCGGGCCGTCCCGAACTCCACGAGAACCCGGCCCAGATGGTCGTCGCCGCGATCTACCCCCTGGCCGGGATCGCCTTCCTCGCGACCGCCGCCGTCGTCACCCTGCGCGCACGAGCCGCCAACCCGACCCCGGCCGCCGAGCACGGCACAGCGGCTCCGTGACGCCGAGATCCGCCGCAGACGGTTGCGACACGTCATCGAGTCGGTCAACGAGACCTTCAAAGGCCGACCTCGGTCTCGAAGCGCACCCTCGCGCCGACCGCAGCGATCTGGC from Actinacidiphila yeochonensis CN732 encodes the following:
- a CDS encoding condensation domain-containing protein gives rise to the protein MPRAPFSEEPRQPAEGGRYWRGELRSRAVPLAAELLAKRYRMTSSAVLLAATSIVLSRRTGNPRFGIGLMTSNRLNPELERAVGNVTQIAYTPVSLDGPSFEQVVRSALSGALRAYRHGRFNVQRRDGLMAEIGHQRGMKLKLSTYFNDVRGPAKPRAAEVTAQEVLDAQADSAFSWVARLPRENLQLLLSVGDDGTDGTCLSMLFDTAFLAPQEAQAVLEGIETVLVTAATSSVDLPTLAEAAGITPPPRDSRWLLVEGCWTHLPSVEELVRDAVRPLALDVAVEHAADGSPQLVAHLVPESCGLSPEAVHSACVDLLADRPTAMAPHRYVLYAQAPQEPDTTAWREATVLASGSGRR
- a CDS encoding glycosyltransferase 87 family protein, encoding MSRRLRTGCALGVCAASLVLVWIVQRVTHVSLVDVMVYRAAGQTVRDDGDLYAMRATSARLPMTYPPFAGLLFVPLTWLDTAAMRTAVTAANLLLAIVVAGLSLRLVLPRRPDAALVLGTAAWAVWSEPVFSTVRYGQVNLLLAALVLWDFTRSPGNRWSGVGTGLAAAIKITPLLFLAVMAVAAIATRGRGTPWPRRFLTALAAFAGATLIAVALLPHDSKTYWTRDAFAPNRSGSAVNVANQSLRGIVARLQHTQTPSSMWVVAAVLVAIGGTAIAAAALTAPARLRSSAAWATVTCAVTALLVSPITWTHHWVWDVPMAVLLVHEAFRRRDPRWTAGAAACVVAFSTAAPWTVPHGPGRPELHENPAQMVVAAIYPLAGIAFLATAAVVTLRARAANPTPAAEHGTAAP